The Leptospira venezuelensis genome has a window encoding:
- a CDS encoding tetratricopeptide repeat protein has translation MFKAPNRLFKRILHTKDLEKRRSGLITLSKKYQHQCYGLLAEAILAEEVNDSIELADAAVLRAHSDSEILFSHFLLAEFIYTRLKTKPVDSRGIDYLIAESLLKKAIRIDPDYRYPKRQLALFYSDWGRYDSFSEDEKRSVIYARKVFFELYRKYKLPLYLDDYWICVQRNFSPSNALRALHWALKKSPSNYNILYALGESYEQIRNPELAALYYKKAEELGHPYLIKRPKLKSVK, from the coding sequence ATGTTTAAAGCCCCTAATCGGTTATTCAAAAGAATACTACATACTAAGGATTTGGAGAAAAGGAGATCTGGTCTAATTACGTTATCGAAAAAATATCAACATCAATGTTACGGATTACTTGCGGAAGCAATTTTAGCGGAAGAAGTAAATGATTCGATTGAATTAGCCGATGCAGCTGTTTTAAGAGCGCATTCAGACTCGGAGATATTATTTTCTCATTTTCTCTTGGCAGAATTCATATATACTCGGCTTAAAACAAAGCCCGTTGATTCTCGGGGAATAGATTATTTAATTGCCGAATCTTTATTAAAAAAAGCGATCCGCATAGATCCTGATTATAGATATCCAAAACGTCAGCTAGCTTTGTTTTATAGTGATTGGGGGAGATATGATTCCTTTAGTGAAGATGAAAAAAGGTCAGTTATATATGCAAGGAAGGTCTTTTTTGAATTATACCGTAAATATAAGCTTCCATTATATTTAGATGACTACTGGATTTGTGTTCAGCGCAATTTTTCTCCCTCAAATGCCTTACGAGCATTGCATTGGGCTTTGAAAAAATCTCCAAGTAATTATAATATTTTATATGCTCTTGGAGAATCATACGAACAGATAAGAAATCCTGAATTGGCAGCTTTGTATTATAAGAAAGCAGAAGAGTTGGGGCATCCTTATTTAATAAAAAGGCCAAAACTAAAATCAGTTAAGTAA